One region of Culex pipiens pallens isolate TS chromosome 2, TS_CPP_V2, whole genome shotgun sequence genomic DNA includes:
- the LOC120429040 gene encoding zinc finger protein 658B-like — translation MSICRLCAASDSELSSIFTRKQMRTIADMVQEVTSVEVPIDDPHSVLVCSDCIETTLVAFNFIKRVQEVDRQFENKLNRIEMEAADLVDVKQDDEMIESSIFDADGVELIDHSASTMPTQNLLTLGDGSVEIVDGEPDETAKELLQLFVESIQHTDSDKWYKLKCDRDFAELLTGSVRFNEEDDHSDVEKGSNLVKNEESIARCCDRKCKTTFQSHAELFEHGSKVHGGDRHKARTSNPFKCLICLQWFETRRSLVGHMRNLIVDYRCRTCDVYFNTQRERDAHVKNSHEFKTSQRYKIEEQPIKICCGCEAKFETMEELNQHGIDVHKTTAASAIINRLDYDQECNICYKLFKNKNSVRYHQISVYRLKRFICGICNNQFETSSKLNNHKRVHITERKFVCDTCGGKFKSNSELRLHTKSHEEPQLMCSSCGARFRKRSHLQVHLKVHDANAYEFTCHICQKQFKHKFTLKEHLTIHTGERVLKYACPHCSKKFPRNRDLQTHLRRVCEKGQ, via the exons ATGTCGATTTGTCGTTTATGTGCAGCATCCGATTCAGaactttcgtcgattttcacccGGAAACAGATGAGAACCATCGCCGATATGGTGCAGGAAGTAACATCCGTTGAG GTTCCAATCGATGATCCACACTCCGTCCTGGTTTGTTCAGATTGCATCGAAACAACTTTGGTTGCGTTTAATTTCATCAAACGAGTTCAGGAAGTGGACCGACAATTCGAGAACAAACTAAATCGGATCGAAATGGAAGCTGCTGACTTGGTCGATGTAAAACAGGATGATGAAATGATAGAATCCTCAATTTTCGACGCTGATGGAGTAGAGCTGATCGATCACTCTGCCAGTACGATGCCAACCCAAAACCTTCTTACCCTGGGCGATGGATCTGTTGAGATTGTGGACGGTGAACCGGACGAGACTGCAAAGGAACTCTTGCAGCTGTTCGTTGAATCAATACAGCACACTGATTCGGACAAATGGTACAAGCTGAAATGTGACCGGGATTTTGCGGAGTTGCTGACGGGGTCTGTGAGATTTAACGAGGAAGATGATCATTCGGATGTAGAAAAGGGATCAAATCTAGTAAAGAACGAAGAAAGCATCGCGCGATGTTGTGACCGGAAATGTAAGACGACGTTTCAAAGCCATGCAGAACTATTTGAGCATGGATCAAAAGTTCATGGAGGTGATCGACACAAAGCAAGAACTTCAAACCCATTCAAATGTTTGATTTGCTTGCAATGGTTTGAAACCCGGCGGTCCCTGGTGGGTCACATGCGCAACCTGATCGTTGATTATCGATGTCGCACTTGTGACGTGTATTTCAACACACAACGAGAACGGGATGCTCATGTCAAAAATAGTCATGAATTCAAGACAAGTCAACGATATAAAATTGAGGAACAACCAATCAAAATTTGCTGTGGTTGTGAGGCCAAATTTGAAACGATGGAAGAGCTTAACCAACATGGCATCGATGTCCACAAAACCACGGCAGCCTCAGCGATCATCAACAGACTTGACTATGATCAAGAGTGCAACATTTGTTACAAActcttcaaaaacaaaaacagcgtTCGATATCACCAAATCTCAGTGTACAGACTAAAACGATTTATCTGCGGAATTTGCAACAATCAGTTTGAAACATCGTCCAAGTTAAACAACCACAAAAGAGTGCACATCACCGAACGCAAGTTTGTCTGTGATACCTGTGGCGGAAAGTTCAAATCAAACTCCGAGCTACGCCTCCACACCAAGTCTCACGAAGAACCACAACTGATGTGTTCCAGCTGCGGAGCTCGTTTTAGGAAAAGGTCTCATCTACAAGTACACCTAAAGGTTCACGACGCAAATGCCTATGAATTCACGTGCCACATCTGTCAGAAGCAGTTTAAGCACAAATTCACCCTGAAGGAGCACCTTACAATTCACACCGGCGAGCGGGTGCTCAAATACGCATGTCCTCATTGCTCGAAAAAGTTTCCTCGCAATCGCGACCTGCAGACGCATCTGCGAAGGGTTTGCGAAAAGGGTCAATAA